In the Deltaproteobacteria bacterium RBG_16_64_85 genome, GCGGTTTCGGGGAACCGGTTTCACCGGGGGCCTTATCTCTGCGAGATCGGGGGGCGCAAGATCCTCATGTCCCATGCGTTCGACGAACTCCAGGGAGAGATCGGCGATGGGGGGAAATTCGACCTCATCCTCTTCGGGCACACGCACCGGCCGCTGACGATGCGCGTGGGCAGGGCCCTGGTCATCAACCCCGGCGAGGCGTGCGGGTTCGTGAGCGGCAGGCCCACCTGCGCGGTGATCGACCTGGAGACGGTTACGGCCCGCATCCTGGACTCCGCGGCGGACGACGACAAGGGGGAGGTCCAGGTCCCCGGCGCGGCCGGCCGCAGGTGAAGGCCTCCTTGCAGCCCATGGACACGGACGCCCTCGTGGACGCGTTCCTCGTGGAGCTGCGGACGGGGCGGCGGCTCTCCCCGAACACGCTGGAGGCGTACGCCTTCGACCTTCGCCGGTTCTCGACGTTCCTCTCCGGCGGTTCCATCTCCCTGAAGGAATTTTCCCGCGTCCACCACCTGAAGTTCCTCGCGGCGCTCCGGGAGGAGGGGCTCTCCGCGCGCAGCATCGCGCGGCACGTCTCCTCGCTGCGGTCGTTCTTCCGGTTCCTGGAGCGCGAAGGGTTTCTCCCGGCAAGCCCCGTTTCCGCGGCGCGGGGCCCCCGCATCGGCCGCCCCCTCCCGAAATACCTGACCGTGACCGAGGTGGAGAGTCTCCTTTCGGCGCCGGACCGCGCCACGCCGGAGGGGATGCGCGACCGCGCGATGCTCATGCTCCTGTACGCGGCGGGGCTGCGCGCCTCGGAGCTCGTCACGCTGCGGATGGAGAACGTGGACGCCAACGCCGGCTTTTTGCGCGTGCTCGGCAAGGGCGGGAAGGAGCGCGTCGTCCCCGTGGCGGAGGCGGCCCTTGCGGCGCTGCGCGAGTATGGGAAGGACGGGCGGCCGAAGTTCCTGAGGGAAAAGGCGACCAACGCGCTGTTTTTAAGCCGCCTCGGGCGGCCGATCACCCGCCAGACGCTGTGGAACCGGATCGCGAAGTGGGCGCGGGCGGCGGGGATCCGGATCAAGATCTCGCCCCACACCCTGCGCCACTCCTTCGCGGGCCACCTGCTGGCGGGCGGGGCGGACCTGCGGGCCGTGCAGACGATGCTGGGGCACGCCGACATCTCGACGACGCAGATCTACACCCACGTGACGCCGGAGCGGCTCCGGGAGGTCCACCGGAAACACCACCCCAGGGGATAGGGAATTTTCCGCAAAAAATAATCCTCGATTCTTTATTGCGATTCGTGTCGGACGGCGATATAAAGAAAAGCGGAACGGCGTGTATGCAGAATACAATCTTCGCCTCGAGAAGAAAAATCCATGGAGAAGGGGTAGTGTCATGGGATTCATGACGAACAGCGTAGGGCGGAAGGTACTGATGGGGGTCACCGGCTTCTTCATGCTCTTCTTCGTCACCGTGCACCTGCTGGGGAACTCCACGATCTTCATCGGCCCGGGGGCGCTCAACACGTACGCCGAGAAGCTCCACAGCCTGGGCCCGCTGGTCTGGATCTTCCGCGGCTTCATGTTCCTCATGCTCGCGATCCACGTCTGGTTCGGCATCCAGTTGACGCTGGAGAACAGCGCGGCGAACCCGGAGAAGTACGCCGTCAGCAAGAAGCTCAAGGCGACCTTCGCCGGAGAGACGATGATCTGGACGGGAGTCCTGCTCCTCTCCTTCCTCGTCTACCATCTCCTGCAGTTCACGGTCCGGGTCACGCCGGACATCCTGCCGGATGCGGTCGCCAACCGCCCGGGCGACGTCTACAAGATGGTGCTCACCAGTTTCCGGGTCACCCCGATCTCCCTGATCTACGTGGCCGCCATGGTGACCCTGTTTCTCCACTTGAGCCATGGAATCCAGAGCATCTTCCAGACCGTGGGGTGCAGCAACGACAAGACGCTTCCGAAGGTAACGATGTTGGGCAACCTGATCAGCGTGCTCTTCCTGGTGGGGTACAGCGCCATCCCGGTTCTCATCCTCGCCGGCATTTTGACCAAATAGGGGGTCCCCTGTGATACTCGACGGAAAATGCCCGACAGGACCGATCGAAAAGACGTGGGACAAGCACCGCTTCGAGATGAAGCTGGTGAATCCCGCGAACAAGCGCAAGTACAAGATCCTCGTGGTCGGCACCGGCCTCGCGGGGGCATCCGCCGCCGCGTCCCTCGGCGAGCTGGGCTACAACGTGGAGGCGTTCTGCTACCAGGACAGCCCCCGGCGCGCCCACTCCATCGCGGCGCAGGGGGGGATCAACGCCGGCAAGAACTACCCCAATGACAACGACAGCATCTACCGGCTCTTCTACGACACGATCAAGGGGGGCGACTTCCGCGCCCGCGAGGCGGACGTGTGGCGCCTGGCCCAGGTGAGCAACAACATCATCGACCAGTGCGTCGCCCAAGGCGTCCCCTTCGCCCGCGACTACGCCGGCTACCTGGACAACCGCTCCTTCGGCGGCGCCCAGGTGTCCCGGACCTTCTACGCCAGGGGGCAGACCGGGCAGCAGCTGCTGCTGGGCGCCTATTCGGCCCTCTCCCGCCAGGTCAAGCTGGGAACGGTCAAGATGTTTCCCCGCACCGAGATGCTCGACCTCGTGGTGGTCGACGGAGAGGCCAAGGGGATCACGGTCCGCGATCTCGTCACCGGCGAGGTCCGCGTCCACGTGGGCGACGCGGTCTGCCTGTGCACGGGCGGCTACGTGAATGTCTTCTACCTCTCCACGATGGCGATGGGGGCAAGCGTCACCGCCATCTGGAAGGCCCACAAGAAGGGGGCGTTCTTCGCCAATCCCTGCTACACCCAGATCCATCCCACCTGCATCCCGCAGTCGGGCGACTACCAGTCGAAGCTGACCCTCATGTCCGAGTCGCTCCGCAACGACGGCCGGATCTGGGTGCCCAAGAAACAGGGCGAGAAACGGGGCCCCAACGAGATCCCCGAGGAGGAGAGGGATTACTACCTCGAGCGGAAGTACCCGAGCTTCGGGAACCTGGCCCCCCGCGACATCGCCTCCCGCGCCGCGAAGGAGCAGTGCGACGACAAGCGCGGCGTGGGGCCCGGCGGGCGCGGAGTCTACCTCGACTTCGCCGACTCGATCAAGCGCCTGGGCGAGGACACGATCCGAGTGCGGTACGGTAACCTCTTCGAGATGTACGAGCGGATCACCGACGAGAACGGCTACAAGGTGCCGATGCGCATCTACCCGGCCCCCCACTATTCCATGGGCGGCCTGTGGGTCGACTATAATGCCATGAGCAATCTCCCCGGCCTGTTCGTCCTGGGCGAGGCGAACTTCTCGGTCCACGGGGCGAACCGGCTCGGCGCGAGCGCCCTGATGCAGGGGCTGGCCGACGGATACTTCGTCATTCCCTACACGATCGCCCACTACCTGGCGCAGACCAAGCCCGGGAAGGTGAAGCCGGATCACGCCGAGTGCAAGAAGTCGATCGAGGACGTCAAGGCCTACAGCAAGAAGCTCCTTTCGATCAACGGAAAGCGGACGGTCACCGAGTTGATGCGGGAGCTGGGCACCCTGATGTGGAACAACGTGGGGATGGCCCGCAGCAAGGAGAGCCTCTCCGAGGCGATCGCGAAGATCCCGGGGATCCGGGAGGAGTTCTGGCAAAACGTGAAGATCACCGGCAACGGCGCGGAGGTCAACCAGCAGCTGGAGAACGCGGGGCGCACGGCGGACTTTCTCGAGTTCGCCGAGCTTCTCTGCCGAGACGCCCTTCACCGCAACGAGTCGTGCGGCGGCCACTTCCGCGTGGAATACCAGTTCGAGGACGGCGAAGCCAAGCGCGACGACGAAAACTTCTGCTATTCGGCCGCCTGGGAGTTCAAGGGAATCGGCAAGGAGCCCGAGCTCCACAAGGAGCCGCTGAAATTCGAGCACGTCCATCTCGCGGTAAGGAGCTATAAATAATGAGCGGACACAGCGAGCACAAGACAATGACCCTCAAGCTGATCGTCTGGCGGCAGGCCGCACCGGGCAAGCCCGGCCGCTTCGAAACCTACACCGCGAAAAACATCACCGAGCACCACTCCTTCCTCGAGATGCTGGACGTGGTGAACGAAGACCTCATCAAGGAGGGGAAACCGCCGATCGTCTTCGACCACGACTGCCGGGAGGGGATCTGCGGGGTCTGCTCGCAGGTCATCAACGGCGTCCCCCACGGCGGGCAGGAGCGGACCACCGTCTGCCAGCTCCACATGCGCAAATTCAAGGACGGGGACACGATCTACATCGAGCCGTGGCGGGCCCGGGCGTTCCCCATCCTCAAGGACCTGATGGTGGACCGGGGCGCCCTCGACAAGATCATCCAGGCGGGGGGATACATCTCCGCGCACACCGGGGGGGCCCCCGACGCCAACGCGATCCCCGTCCCCAGGCCCAACGCGGAGTATTCGATGGACGCCGCCGAGTGCATCGGCTGCGGGGCCTGCGTGGCGGGCTGCCCGAACGGCGCCGCGATGCTCTTCACGGGGGCCAAGGTCTCCCAGTTCGCCGCCCTGCCGCAGGGGCAGGTGGAGGC is a window encoding:
- a CDS encoding site-specific tyrosine recombinase XerD is translated as MDTDALVDAFLVELRTGRRLSPNTLEAYAFDLRRFSTFLSGGSISLKEFSRVHHLKFLAALREEGLSARSIARHVSSLRSFFRFLEREGFLPASPVSAARGPRIGRPLPKYLTVTEVESLLSAPDRATPEGMRDRAMLMLLYAAGLRASELVTLRMENVDANAGFLRVLGKGGKERVVPVAEAALAALREYGKDGRPKFLREKATNALFLSRLGRPITRQTLWNRIAKWARAAGIRIKISPHTLRHSFAGHLLAGGADLRAVQTMLGHADISTTQIYTHVTPERLREVHRKHHPRG
- a CDS encoding fumarate reductase → MGFMTNSVGRKVLMGVTGFFMLFFVTVHLLGNSTIFIGPGALNTYAEKLHSLGPLVWIFRGFMFLMLAIHVWFGIQLTLENSAANPEKYAVSKKLKATFAGETMIWTGVLLLSFLVYHLLQFTVRVTPDILPDAVANRPGDVYKMVLTSFRVTPISLIYVAAMVTLFLHLSHGIQSIFQTVGCSNDKTLPKVTMLGNLISVLFLVGYSAIPVLILAGILTK
- the sdhA gene encoding succinate dehydrogenase flavoprotein subunit (part of four member succinate dehydrogenase enzyme complex that forms a trimeric complex (trimer of tetramers); SdhA/B are the catalytic subcomplex and can exhibit succinate dehydrogenase activity in the absence of SdhC/D which are the membrane components and form cytochrome b556; SdhC binds ubiquinone; oxidizes succinate to fumarate while reducing ubiquinone to ubiquinol) translates to MILDGKCPTGPIEKTWDKHRFEMKLVNPANKRKYKILVVGTGLAGASAAASLGELGYNVEAFCYQDSPRRAHSIAAQGGINAGKNYPNDNDSIYRLFYDTIKGGDFRAREADVWRLAQVSNNIIDQCVAQGVPFARDYAGYLDNRSFGGAQVSRTFYARGQTGQQLLLGAYSALSRQVKLGTVKMFPRTEMLDLVVVDGEAKGITVRDLVTGEVRVHVGDAVCLCTGGYVNVFYLSTMAMGASVTAIWKAHKKGAFFANPCYTQIHPTCIPQSGDYQSKLTLMSESLRNDGRIWVPKKQGEKRGPNEIPEEERDYYLERKYPSFGNLAPRDIASRAAKEQCDDKRGVGPGGRGVYLDFADSIKRLGEDTIRVRYGNLFEMYERITDENGYKVPMRIYPAPHYSMGGLWVDYNAMSNLPGLFVLGEANFSVHGANRLGASALMQGLADGYFVIPYTIAHYLAQTKPGKVKPDHAECKKSIEDVKAYSKKLLSINGKRTVTELMRELGTLMWNNVGMARSKESLSEAIAKIPGIREEFWQNVKITGNGAEVNQQLENAGRTADFLEFAELLCRDALHRNESCGGHFRVEYQFEDGEAKRDDENFCYSAAWEFKGIGKEPELHKEPLKFEHVHLAVRSYK
- a CDS encoding succinate dehydrogenase; its protein translation is MTLKLIVWRQAAPGKPGRFETYTAKNITEHHSFLEMLDVVNEDLIKEGKPPIVFDHDCREGICGVCSQVINGVPHGGQERTTVCQLHMRKFKDGDTIYIEPWRARAFPILKDLMVDRGALDKIIQAGGYISAHTGGAPDANAIPVPRPNAEYSMDAAECIGCGACVAGCPNGAAMLFTGAKVSQFAALPQGQVEAAERVANMLQAMQDCGFGNCTNHYECQAACPKGIDVKFIARLNREYLKALF